The sequence below is a genomic window from Verrucomicrobiota bacterium.
GAGAAGGATTTCCGCGTCGGACGTGCAGGAACGCATGCCGCCGGAACACGAGGGAGAACCGCTTTCTGAAGCGGAGCGAAAGATTGTTTTTGATTGGATTCAATCGGGTGCTCCGGCTCCGTCAGGAGAAGAGGCCGAAAAGGATCCTCGGGAGCATTGGGCATTTCGGACTCCTCGCCGTCCACCCGTCCCTCGTCTGGAGGGAGTTCATTCACGCCATGCCGTGGACGCGTTCTTCGGTGCGGTCCATGCACGCCTTGGGCTCGTCGCTCAAGCGGAGGCGGAGCCCGGGTTGTTGTTGCGACGATTGTCGGTGGACTTGATCGGCTTGCCTCCGGAGCCGGCTTGGATTGAGGAAGCCTGGGACCAACCCGGCGGTTGGTATGAGCGACGGGTCGAGCAGTTGCTGGCCGATCCACGCCATGGGGAACGCTGGGCTCGACACTGGATGGATGTGTGGAGATACAGCGACTGGTGGGGGCTGGGAGAGCAACTGCGCAATAGCCAAAAACATCTTTGGCACTGGCGGGATTGGATCGTGGAATCCCTCAACGCCAACCTGCCCTTCGACGAGATGGCCCGCCTGATGCTGGCGGCTGACGAACTTGCTCCCGGTGATCTGAGTCGACTGCGGGCGACCGGTTTTCTGGCGCGGAACTATTTTTTATTCAACCGTCACCAGTGGATGGACGAGACGGTGGAGCACGTGGGAAAATCGATGCTGGGACTCACCTTCAATTGCGCCAAGTGCCATGACCACAAGTACGATCCCGTGAACCAAACCGACTACTATCGATTTCGCGCCATTTTCGAGCCTTATCACGCGCGACTCGACCTTGTGCCGGGTGAAACCGATTTTGAGAAGGACGCCATTCCTAGGGTGTTTGACCGGGACCTGAAATCTCCGACCTACCGATTCATCCGCGGAAACGAGGCGCAACCCGACAAGACGCAGGTGATGCAGCCCGGTGTTCCGGATTTCCTCTCTCCCCCTTTTACGGTTCACGGGCCGATTCGCCTGCCGCTCCATTCCTGGAGGCCGGAGCTCCGAGAATGGGTGGGACGGGACCATTTCTCCGCGGCTCTGAATCGTTCGAATGCCACGGAATCTGAGCGCATGCGAGCGTTGGCAGCGCATTCCCAGGCGCCGGACAACGCCGAGCTCCTCCATCGGTGGATGGTGGCCGAAGCGTCGGCGGCTTTGGCGAAGGCGGAACTTCACAGTGTATCCGTGCGATCCAAGGCAGGTGCGAGTGAGGCGGCTGAATGGGTTTCGGCCTCGCCGGCGCTGGCACGCGGGGACCGGCTTCGGGGGGAAGCCATTCGGGCGGAGCGCAGAGTGGCGGCCGCCCGAGCCGCCTTGGTCCTGGCGCAGGCCCGCATGAAACGTCTGACGGCGAAGCCCGGTTCGGTTGCGGAAGACCAAGCGGTGGGGGCGGCTGAGAAGCAATTGTCGGAAGCCTTGGCTCGCGAATCCTCCCCGATACGTCCGGACGAAACATTTGCCCGGCTTGAAGGTGCGCGATGGACCCCGACCCGCTTTTTGTCGTCTGGCTCTGATGATCCTCAGGTGCGGTTTCCGTCCGAAAGCACGGGACGACGTTCGGCCCTGGCGGCCTGGATCACGAGTCCGCAGAACCCTCTGTTTGCCCGCGTGGTGGTGAACCACGTATGGAATCGACATTTCGGTTCTCCCCTCGCTCCGAGTTTGTTCGATTTGGGTCGGAAGGCGGGCGAACCGGTTCACCGCGACTTGCTCGACTGGCTGGCGGTGGAATTGATTGAGAGTGGATGGGATCTCAAGCGATTGCACCGGCTTCTCGTCACGTCGGACGCGTATCGCCGGTCCTCCTCGAATCACGGTCGCGAGGGCAATTTGGCCTTGGATCCCGGCAATCAACATGGGTGGAGGAGGAATCCCTTGCGAGTCGAAGCCCAGGTGGTGCGCGATTCGCTCCGAGCGCACTCCGGCCTGTTGGATTTCAAGATGGGCGGTCCGCCCGTGCCCTCCGCACAACAAGCGGTTTCAAGCCGGCGCAGCCTTTACTTTTTTCATTCCTACAACGAACGGAACCTCTTTCTCTCCGTGTTTGACGACGCCAAAGTGAAGGAGTGTTACCGGCGCGATGAGAGCATCGTGCCGCAGCAGGCCTTGGCGATGGTTAACAGCGCGCTGGCTCGTGAAGCGTCGGAATCCATCGCCCGCCGATGGTCACAGGAGCTGCGTTCATCGGATCCATCTGGCGACCGGGCCTTCGTCGAGATGGCCTTTCGCCGGTTGCTCGGATTTGCGCCCGGACCTCGAGAGTTGAGCGCTTGTTTGGAGTCTTTACAGGGGTGGGAAGGGTCCAAGCAACGGGGTGAATCC
It includes:
- a CDS encoding DUF1553 domain-containing protein → MPFDLKRVSAGLGVTLRRRLVECALAFAFCADVAEVFGASGEELYTSAVKPLLQERCYACHGALKQKAQLRLDTRAAAMKGGKSGPAMTPGQPVESLLWRRISASDVQERMPPEHEGEPLSEAERKIVFDWIQSGAPAPSGEEAEKDPREHWAFRTPRRPPVPRLEGVHSRHAVDAFFGAVHARLGLVAQAEAEPGLLLRRLSVDLIGLPPEPAWIEEAWDQPGGWYERRVEQLLADPRHGERWARHWMDVWRYSDWWGLGEQLRNSQKHLWHWRDWIVESLNANLPFDEMARLMLAADELAPGDLSRLRATGFLARNYFLFNRHQWMDETVEHVGKSMLGLTFNCAKCHDHKYDPVNQTDYYRFRAIFEPYHARLDLVPGETDFEKDAIPRVFDRDLKSPTYRFIRGNEAQPDKTQVMQPGVPDFLSPPFTVHGPIRLPLHSWRPELREWVGRDHFSAALNRSNATESERMRALAAHSQAPDNAELLHRWMVAEASAALAKAELHSVSVRSKAGASEAAEWVSASPALARGDRLRGEAIRAERRVAAARAALVLAQARMKRLTAKPGSVAEDQAVGAAEKQLSEALARESSPIRPDETFARLEGARWTPTRFLSSGSDDPQVRFPSESTGRRSALAAWITSPQNPLFARVVVNHVWNRHFGSPLAPSLFDLGRKAGEPVHRDLLDWLAVELIESGWDLKRLHRLLVTSDAYRRSSSNHGREGNLALDPGNQHGWRRNPLRVEAQVVRDSLRAHSGLLDFKMGGPPVPSAQQAVSSRRSLYFFHSYNERNLFLSVFDDAKVKECYRRDESIVPQQALAMVNSALAREASESIARRWSQELRSSDPSGDRAFVEMAFRRLLGFAPGPRELSACLESLQGWEGSKQRGESARAQLIWVLLNHNDFVTLR